Proteins encoded within one genomic window of Brachybacterium sp. P6-10-X1:
- a CDS encoding pseudouridine synthase, which yields MSTSGARPGRAARRRARRRPAPLPQREGLDPVRWAVPPAAATAGALAALRERFPALADPAAIPLRERFARGEIVDAEGRPWTADEPVGPGHELWFHRELRPEHVPEVDLDVLHRDEHLLVLDKPHDMATMPRGAHVLASALVRLRRSTGIETLVPLHRLDRRTAGVLAFGIRPEERSAYQQLFARGEVEKEYEARVRPGAGARIPTTVGERVVLRDRLGRHHGQLTAQVLAGEPNAVTTLEVITVEEDGILVLRLRPRTGRTHQLRLQLSSRGVPILGEDLYPQPVECPPMPLQLLARSLALTDPVTGAEHRFLSTRALGGPR from the coding sequence GTGAGCACGTCGGGGGCGAGGCCGGGCCGCGCCGCCCGGCGTCGGGCTCGGCGGCGCCCCGCCCCGCTGCCGCAGCGGGAGGGGCTGGACCCGGTGCGCTGGGCAGTGCCGCCCGCAGCGGCGACGGCCGGCGCCCTCGCCGCGCTGCGGGAGCGGTTCCCCGCGCTCGCCGACCCTGCCGCGATCCCGCTGCGCGAGCGCTTCGCCCGCGGGGAGATCGTCGACGCCGAGGGCCGCCCATGGACGGCCGACGAGCCCGTCGGCCCCGGCCACGAGCTGTGGTTCCATCGGGAGCTGCGCCCCGAGCACGTGCCCGAGGTCGACCTGGACGTCCTCCATCGCGACGAGCACCTGCTGGTGCTCGACAAGCCCCACGACATGGCGACCATGCCGCGCGGGGCGCACGTGCTGGCCAGCGCGCTGGTCCGTCTCCGCCGCAGCACCGGCATCGAGACCCTGGTCCCGCTGCACCGCCTGGACCGTCGCACCGCGGGGGTGCTCGCCTTCGGCATCCGTCCCGAGGAACGGTCCGCCTACCAGCAGCTCTTCGCCCGGGGGGAGGTCGAGAAGGAGTACGAGGCCCGTGTGCGACCCGGGGCAGGGGCGCGCATCCCCACGACGGTGGGGGAGCGAGTCGTGCTGCGCGACCGCCTGGGCAGGCACCACGGACAGCTGACCGCGCAGGTCCTGGCAGGGGAGCCGAACGCGGTGACGACCCTCGAGGTCATCACGGTGGAGGAGGACGGCATCTTGGTGCTGAGGCTGCGACCCCGCACCGGGCGCACCCATCAGCTGCGCCTCCAGCTCTCCTCCCGGGGCGTCCCGATCCTCGGCGAGGACCTCTACCCGCAGCCCGTCGAGTGTCCGCCGATGCCGCTCCAGCTGCTCGCCCGCTCCTTGGCCCTCACCGATCCCGTCACCGGGGCGGAGCACCGATTCCTCAGCACCCGGGCGCTGGGCGGCCCGCGATGA
- a CDS encoding inorganic phosphate transporter, giving the protein MSPTPVQQHSDVPVTPGFLGPDRNWHLGAGLMTAATVVAFTIWSFSHSGGEVNAFLLILAIAFGLFMAFNIGGNDVANSFGTSVGAGTLTMKQALLVAAVFEVSGAVLAGSSVTETVRSGIVDIDGMHMDPHSFAYIMMSALLGAAVWLLLATKMGWPVSTTHAIIGGIVGAAVTTGIVTGTGGLEMVQWSEIGMIAISWILSPLLGGVAAFLLFGAIKRRILAPAARAIALGSRGFDDAEDDDDDDDEDGEEDEDGRHVPGYERVTELQQSAFAESAALDLSPGSPGAELAEHASTLTKKERKAARKIERKAAYHALEKRVPPLAAGAAVVIAGMLVFKGLKNVGLDVSIGGGVLLLIMVAMGVWMAVTVFARALKKQSISRATFIMFSWMQVFTASAFAFSHGANDIANAVGPFAAVLDVLSTGQISEEAAVPTAVLAAFGIALVSGLWFVGRRVIATVGTGLTSMHPSSGFAAELAAAGVVLLASVLGLPVSSTHILIGAVLGVGIVNRAANWKLMRPIFLAWIITLPAAASIGAVVVLVLRAAF; this is encoded by the coding sequence ATGTCCCCCACGCCTGTCCAGCAGCATTCCGACGTCCCGGTGACCCCTGGTTTCCTCGGCCCGGACCGGAACTGGCACCTCGGTGCCGGCCTGATGACGGCGGCGACCGTGGTCGCCTTCACCATCTGGTCGTTCTCCCACTCCGGCGGCGAGGTGAACGCCTTCCTGCTGATCCTCGCGATCGCCTTCGGCCTGTTCATGGCCTTCAACATCGGTGGCAACGACGTCGCCAACTCCTTCGGGACCAGCGTCGGGGCCGGGACCTTGACCATGAAGCAGGCGCTCCTGGTCGCCGCCGTCTTCGAGGTCTCCGGGGCCGTCCTCGCCGGCAGCTCCGTCACCGAAACGGTCCGCAGCGGCATCGTCGACATCGACGGCATGCACATGGATCCGCACTCCTTCGCCTACATCATGATGTCCGCCCTGCTCGGAGCGGCCGTCTGGCTGCTGCTGGCCACCAAGATGGGCTGGCCGGTCTCGACCACGCACGCGATCATCGGCGGCATCGTCGGCGCCGCCGTCACCACCGGTATCGTCACCGGGACCGGCGGCCTGGAGATGGTGCAGTGGAGCGAGATCGGCATGATCGCGATCTCCTGGATCCTCTCGCCGCTGCTCGGCGGTGTCGCCGCCTTCCTGCTCTTCGGCGCGATCAAGCGCCGCATCCTCGCCCCGGCGGCGCGCGCGATCGCCCTGGGCTCCCGGGGCTTCGACGACGCCGAGGACGATGATGACGACGACGACGAGGACGGCGAGGAGGACGAGGACGGCCGTCACGTGCCCGGGTACGAGCGCGTGACCGAGCTCCAGCAGAGCGCCTTCGCCGAGTCCGCGGCCCTGGACCTCAGTCCCGGCAGTCCTGGTGCCGAGCTCGCAGAGCACGCCTCGACGCTGACGAAGAAGGAGCGCAAGGCCGCTCGCAAGATCGAGCGCAAGGCCGCCTACCACGCGCTCGAGAAGCGGGTCCCGCCGCTGGCCGCGGGTGCCGCCGTCGTGATCGCGGGGATGCTCGTGTTCAAGGGGCTGAAGAACGTGGGGCTGGACGTCTCGATCGGCGGCGGAGTGCTGCTGCTGATCATGGTCGCGATGGGCGTGTGGATGGCGGTGACCGTGTTCGCCCGTGCCCTGAAGAAGCAGTCGATCTCCCGCGCCACCTTCATCATGTTCAGCTGGATGCAGGTGTTCACCGCCTCGGCCTTCGCCTTCAGCCATGGCGCCAACGACATCGCCAACGCCGTCGGCCCCTTCGCGGCCGTGCTGGACGTGCTCAGCACCGGGCAGATCTCCGAGGAGGCCGCCGTGCCCACCGCGGTGCTCGCGGCCTTCGGCATCGCCCTGGTCTCCGGGCTCTGGTTCGTCGGCCGACGGGTCATCGCGACCGTCGGCACCGGGTTGACCTCGATGCATCCGTCCTCGGGCTTCGCGGCGGAGCTCGCGGCCGCGGGTGTCGTGCTGCTGGCGTCCGTGCTGGGGCTGCCGGTCTCCTCCACCCACATCCTGATCGGCGCCGTGCTCGGAGTCGGGATCGTCAACCGCGCCGCGAACTGGAAGCTCATGCGGCCGATCTTCCTCGCCTGGATCATCACGCTGCCGGCGGCCGCGAGCATCGGGGCCGTCGTGGTGCTGGTGCTGCGCGCCGCCTTCTGA
- the guaB gene encoding IMP dehydrogenase, producing the protein MTSADPFGFIGLTYDDVLLLPGETDVIPSEADTSSRLTREISLKVPLASAAMDTVTESRMAIAMARHGGIGILHRNLSIEDQAHQVDLVKRTQTGRITNPVTIGPDATLEDFDAVCGQYRVSGLPVVDPSGLLLGICTNRDLRFIPVAEWAGTRIADVMTTELFTAPDDVTSEQATAQLRRNKRERLPLVDADGRLTGLITVKDFVKSEQFPDASKDRQGRLLVGAGVGFFGDSLERAAALREAGVDVLVVDTANGHARLALEMIRTIKNDPHFAGVQVIGGNVATRAGAQALVDAGADAVKVGVGPGSICTTRVVAGVGVPQVTAIHEASKACGPAGVPLIGDGGLQHSGDIAKALVAGADTVMVGSLLAGTEESPGEVVLVGGKQFKAYRGMGSLGAMASRGKESFSKDRYFQADVDSDDKIVPEGIEGRVSYKGQLGSVIHQLVGGLHQSMFYVGADTVPELKERGNFVRITAAGLKESHPHDMAAIMEAPNYSSH; encoded by the coding sequence ATGACGAGCGCGGATCCCTTCGGTTTCATCGGACTCACCTACGACGACGTGCTGCTGCTGCCCGGGGAGACGGATGTGATCCCCTCGGAGGCGGACACCTCCAGCCGGCTCACGCGGGAGATCAGCCTGAAGGTGCCGCTCGCGAGCGCCGCCATGGACACGGTCACCGAATCCCGGATGGCCATCGCCATGGCCCGCCACGGCGGCATCGGCATCCTGCACCGCAACCTCTCCATCGAGGACCAGGCCCATCAGGTCGACCTCGTCAAGCGCACCCAGACCGGTCGCATCACCAATCCCGTCACCATCGGGCCCGACGCCACCCTCGAGGACTTCGACGCCGTCTGCGGTCAGTACCGTGTCTCCGGGCTGCCGGTCGTCGATCCCTCGGGGCTCCTGCTGGGCATCTGCACCAACCGCGATCTGCGCTTCATCCCCGTCGCCGAGTGGGCGGGGACCCGGATCGCCGACGTCATGACCACCGAGCTGTTCACCGCCCCCGACGACGTCACCAGTGAGCAGGCCACGGCGCAGCTGCGCCGCAACAAGCGCGAGCGCCTCCCGCTCGTCGACGCCGACGGCCGCCTCACCGGGCTCATCACCGTCAAGGACTTCGTGAAGTCCGAGCAGTTCCCCGACGCCTCCAAGGATCGCCAAGGGCGCCTGCTGGTCGGGGCCGGCGTCGGCTTCTTCGGCGACTCCCTCGAGCGGGCCGCGGCCCTGCGCGAGGCCGGGGTCGACGTGCTCGTCGTGGACACCGCCAACGGGCACGCCCGCCTGGCGCTGGAGATGATCCGGACCATCAAGAACGACCCGCACTTCGCCGGCGTCCAGGTGATCGGCGGCAACGTCGCCACCCGCGCCGGCGCGCAGGCCCTGGTCGACGCCGGGGCCGACGCCGTCAAGGTCGGCGTCGGGCCGGGCTCCATCTGCACCACGCGCGTGGTCGCCGGCGTGGGCGTCCCGCAGGTCACCGCGATCCACGAGGCCTCCAAGGCCTGTGGCCCGGCCGGGGTCCCGCTGATCGGCGACGGCGGTCTGCAGCACTCCGGCGACATCGCCAAGGCCCTGGTCGCCGGGGCCGACACCGTCATGGTCGGGTCCCTGCTGGCCGGCACCGAGGAGTCCCCGGGCGAGGTGGTGCTCGTCGGCGGTAAGCAGTTCAAGGCCTACCGCGGCATGGGCTCCCTCGGCGCGATGGCCTCGCGCGGCAAGGAGTCCTTCTCCAAGGACCGCTACTTCCAGGCCGACGTCGACTCCGACGACAAGATCGTCCCCGAGGGGATCGAGGGCCGCGTCTCCTACAAGGGGCAGCTCGGCTCCGTGATCCACCAGCTCGTCGGCGGTCTGCACCAGTCGATGTTCTACGTCGGGGCGGACACCGTGCCGGAGCTCAAGGAGCGGGGGAACTTCGTGCGCATCACCGCGGCCGGACTCAAGGAGTCCCACCCCCATGACATGGCCGCGATCATGGAGGCCCCGAACTACTCCTCGCACTGA
- a CDS encoding exonuclease domain-containing protein gives MTISTASWIDAPLLGFDTETTGTNVATDRIVTVALVHSVGPGRENETVATWLIDPEIDIPEPAQRVHGISTEHARVHGMKAAEALEEVVTMIADALNQDVPLVAFNGSFDLAILENELTRLGLPTLAARLGHDIAPVIDPLVVDRGVDRYRKGKRTLTDLIAHYGCEQDGRLHTADVDVSATLDVLRALVLAHPKLGGSALPDLHREQIAWHRAWAENFNQFLQKKGRTPDVSTTWPL, from the coding sequence ATGACCATCAGCACCGCTTCCTGGATCGACGCCCCGCTGCTCGGCTTCGACACCGAGACCACCGGCACGAACGTGGCCACCGACCGGATCGTGACCGTCGCCCTCGTGCACTCCGTCGGCCCGGGCCGGGAGAACGAGACCGTCGCGACCTGGCTGATCGACCCCGAGATCGACATTCCCGAACCGGCCCAGCGGGTCCACGGCATCAGCACGGAGCATGCGCGGGTGCACGGCATGAAGGCGGCCGAGGCGCTCGAGGAGGTCGTCACCATGATCGCCGACGCCCTGAACCAGGACGTCCCGCTGGTCGCCTTCAACGGCAGCTTCGACCTCGCCATCCTCGAGAACGAACTGACCCGGCTGGGCCTGCCCACGCTCGCCGCGCGCCTCGGTCATGACATCGCGCCCGTGATCGACCCGCTGGTGGTCGACCGCGGGGTGGACCGCTACCGCAAGGGCAAGCGCACCCTCACCGATCTCATCGCCCATTACGGCTGCGAGCAGGACGGCCGGCTGCACACGGCCGACGTGGACGTCTCGGCCACGTTGGACGTGCTGCGCGCCCTCGTGCTGGCCCACCCGAAGCTCGGCGGTTCGGCCCTGCCGGACCTGCATCGCGAGCAGATCGCCTGGCACCGCGCCTGGGCGGAGAACTTCAACCAGTTCCTCCAGAAGAAGGGCAGGACCCCGGACGTCAGCACCACCTGGCCGCTGTGA